The genomic DNA GATAGGCGAGTGAGCGATCGCGGAGTTTGGTGCTGAACGTGGCGTGGATGAGAATGCGTGAGAGTGATTGTGACATGGTTTATTTCCCGCTCGTATCTCTGTTGCACCCCTTCAGGGTGCGAGTAACCCCATTTTCATTTCTCGTTCCCCGGGGTTTCACCCCGGGCTGAGGAATGGCACCCTTTCAGGGTGCATACCCCATGAGCACCCCAACGGGGTGCAACTTTGCCCGAGCACCCCAACGGGGTGCAACTCCTTAGCCCGGGGGCCACACCCCGGGGTTACCACGCCTAGCTGCCCAAGCCACCGCACCCTGAAGGGGTGCTACTCTACCTTGTCCCCGGGGTTTCACCCCGGGCTGGAGAATGGCAGGCCTTCAGCCTGCTACCACCAAGCACCCCAACGGGGTGCAACTCCTTAGCCCGGGGGCAACGCCCCGGGATTACCACGCCCATCATCACATCCCCGCTGCACCCTGAAGGGGTGCTACTCCTTCAAGCCATCCTTCAGTTCGTCCACGGCCCGTTCGGTCGTGGCAATACCATAGGTTTCTCCCGCGTCCGTCACCAGCGCAGTGGCAGTGATCATCACGGTCACGATCCGGCCATCCTTGGTGAGCCGCTGCATACGGCACGGTTTAACGGCCTCAGCATGGCTAAGCTTATTCACCAGGGCCAACACCTCCTCGTGGTGGTGTTCCGGGACCATGTCGTGAATGGTCATGGCCAGGGCTTCGGGTTCGCTCCAACCGTATAACCGTGTGGCGGCCGGGTTCCAGGCCAGAATGCGGCCATCCAGACTTTGCACCGTGATGGCGTCATAGGCATCGGTCATCACCACCGCCAGACGGCGAAAGCCCTCGGCATTCTTCAATGCTTCCTTAGTCGCTGAAATATCGGCAAAGGTGATGACGGCCCCCTCGATCACGTTCGTAAGCGTGCGGTAGGGGCGGATGCGCATCGAGTACCACTTGCCGTCGGTAGACAGCACTTCCATTTCCTTGGGCACCAGGGTGTCCAGTACGGCCTGCGTATCGGCCACCAGACTGTTGTAGCCAGTCAGGTTGGAAACGATATGCGACACCGGTCGCCCGACGTCGCTCTGGATCAAGTTGATGATCTGGGTGGCGGCCGGGGTGAACCGCAGGATCCGCAGGTTATGGTCCACGAAGATGGTGGCGATGCCGGTCCCGGCCAGCAGGTTGCTCATGTCATTGTTGTTGCGCGTCAGCTCCAGTACCTTGGTTTGGAGTTCCGTATTGACGGTGGCCAACTCCTCGTTGATGGACTGTAGCTCCTCTTTGGAGGTCTCCAGTTCCTCGTTGGTAGACTGCAATTCTTCGTTAACCGACTGCAGTTCCTCATTGGAGCATTTGAGTTCCTCGTTGGAGGTCTCCAGCTCCTCATTGGCGCTTTGAAGGAACTCTTCCTTCGTCCGTAATTCCTGCTTGAGTGAAGTGATGTATTCCTCTGTCGTGAGCCCGCCGAATTCGGCGGAGTCCGTGCCGGCAGGGCTTCCGATCGGAAGCGGTTTCACTTCTGGGCCAGCCGGTGAAGCGGGAGTGACCGGTCCCGGTTTAGGGGTGGCCGGCGCTTCCTCCAGACTGACCAGATAGAGGCAGGCATCCGGCGTTGCGGCAGACTCGTCCATTACCGGGCGGATGTTCAAGTTGACGGTGGTGTAGTGACCATTGTTTTTGACGCGCAAGTTGGGGCATTGCACCGCCTGTTTGCCGGACACGGCTTTATGCAGAGCGGTCGTCAGGGCGTATTGCAACCCTTCCCGGGCCATCTTCAGGATGTTGTTGATGCCTGCTTCGCCCGGGGTCGGTTCGAGATACAGGCCGGTACGTCCGTGGAGATAGAGAATGTCACCTTGGCCGTTAACGAGTGCGCCGGTGGGCGCGACCTGTTGCAGTAACGCCTGCTCGGTCAGCTCGCGCAGGGACAATCTTTTGCCGCCGGGCTTTTTGTCGATGGATCGCAGGCGTGCAGACGCATCCGGCGACTGAAGGGTGGACAGGGCTGTGCGCGAGGCACTGTGGAGGTCTTCCCTGCGCCGATACAATTTCAACTTGGTATCAAGCGGCGAAAAAAGAGTCTCAAATTCGCCGATGGTCTCCGACGTGCCTAAAAAGAGAAAGCCGCCGGGGTTCAGGGCATAGTGAAACAGGGGAATGAGTTTCTTCTGAAGATCTCCCCCCATATAGATCAGCAGGTTACGGCAACTGATGAGGTCGAGCTTGGAAAAGGGCGGGTCCTTGATCACATCCTGCTCGGAAACAATCAGCATATCCCGGATTCCTTTGTGAATGCGGTAGGCATCACCGTCAGGTTCCGCCACGAAAAAGCGCGCAAGTCGTTCAGGAGAAATGTCGGCGGCAACACTTGCGGGATAGAGCCCATTCCGGGCGATGGCAATGGCATGAGTGTCAATATCGGTGGCAAAAACCTGAATACGGAAACTCTGCTTATGGGCCTCCAGTTGTTCCTGCAGCAGGATGGCGATAGAATAGGCTTCCTCCCCGGTGGCGCAACCGGGTGACCAGACGCGGATGACGCTACCGGCAGGCCTGTTGGAAAAGAGTTTCTGGATAACCTCGGATTCAAGGGCTTTGAACGCCTCCGGGTCACGGAAGAAACTGGTCACGCCGATGAGCAGATCCCGGAACAGGGCGTCGAGCTCGGACGGCCTGGTTTGAAGATACTTGACGTATTCATCGACGGAGTCGATCTGCTGAACCGCCATTCGCCGCTCAATACGGCGGTTAATGGTGCTTGGCTTGTACTGTGAAAAATCGTGGCCGGTCTGGGTTCGCAGCAGGATGAAAATTTTCTTCATTGCATTTTCCGCCTTGGATGGCGGAAGGATGGCGAGGCGGGGCGGCTTGCCAAAGGAGTGGGTCACATAGGCGATGAGCTGGGCGGGCATCTCCGCCGGGGGGAGCTCGTAGTCGACCAGGCCGGTGGCCAGGGCGCTGCAGGGCATTCCGTCGTACTCCGTGGAGGAGGGGTTCTGGGCCATGGCCATGCCACCCTCTCCTTTGATGGTCCGCAACCCCAGGGTGCCGTCGCTACCGGTGCCGGAAAGCACAATACAGATGGAATGCTCGTGCTGGTCCAGGGCCAGGGAGCGGAAGAAAAAATCGATAGGCATACGCTGACCATGCGGTGTGGTGGGCTCAAGTAATTGGAGGGAGCCGTTCAGAAAGGCCATGTCGCGGTTGGGGGGGATGATATAGGTACAGTTGGGTTGCACCGTCATGCCGTCCTCGACTTCGAAGACTTGCATGCGGGTATACCGCCGGATCAGATCCGTGAGCATACTCTCGTGGTCCGGGGCCAGATGTTGAACCAGCACAAAGGCCATGCCGGTATCGGTGTCGGTGGGCATGCCGGAAAAGAAAGCTTCAAAGGCGGCGAGTCCCCCGGCAGAGGCGCCAATTCCGACGACAGGGAATTGGGTGCGTGAGCTTTCGTTGGGCAGGGGGGCGGGTTTGTCTTTGGTTTTCATGGTGATTCCTTGATTTACGGCGCCGACGGAGCGGCGCCCTCCATTGAATTCAGTGGAGGGTTTTGCTCTGTCAAAACCTTCCTTAATACATCCCTTAGCTGATCTTCCGTATAAGGTTTTGCAATGATGCCTTTAAACCCGTAAGCGGCATAATCAGACATGACCGGGCCTTCCGCATAGCCGCTGGAGGCGATCGCCCTGGCCTTCGGGTCAATGGCCAGAATGGCCTTAATCACCTCCTGTCCGCCCATCCCGCCCGGAATGGTCAGGTCCAGAATCATCGCCTGAAAAGGAGTGCCCGCGGCCAGCGCCTGTTTATACAAATCAATCGCGTGTTGACCATCAGCGGTCACTTCTACGTTACACCCCGACTGCATCAGCCAGCGTGGAATCACCATGCGGATATACGCTTCATCATCGAGAACAAGTATTTTTGGAGCGTGTTGTAAAGACGAAGGATCCACAAGGGGGGGGAGGGGGAGGGGGAGAGGGGGATCCTGAGATTCGGAAACAGGCAAATAAAGGGTGAAGGTAGCCCCCTTGCCGAGTTCTGAGGCCACCGCAATGTGGCCTCCATGTTTATTAATGATGGAGTAAGTCGTGGCGAGGCCCAAACCGCTGCCGGTTTGCTTGGTGGTGAAATAGGGGTCGAAGATCCGGGTAATCGACTTCGGATCGATGCCGGTTCCTTCATCCCGCACGATAATGCGGACGTATCGGCCTGCGGGAAGATTAGGGAGGGCCTCACTCGGGAGTTCGGCATTCTCCAAGGTGATATACAAGTGTCCCCCATTCGGCATGGCCTGGCGGGCATTGATAGTGAGATTCGAGATGACCTGTTGGATCTGCCCTTTATCCGCTTTAGCCATCCAGAGGTCTGCTGACAGTTTCAGCACAGGCAACACATTGCTGCCGGACAGGTCGAACCGGGCCACATCCTCAACCAGCGCCCCCAGACTGACGTTTTCCTTGACCGGGGCACCGCCTTTGGAGAAGGTCAGCAACTGTTTGGTGAGCCGAATAGCCCGGGCCATGGACTTTTCCGCATCTTCAAGTGTCTTGAAACCTGGGTGTTCCGAGGCTAGTTCGCTTTTCGCCAGGGCGATATTCCCGAACAACCCCATCAGGATATTGTTGAAATCATGGGCAATGCCGCCGGCGAGGGTCCCGATGCTCTGAAGCTTCTGCATCTGTTGAAGCTCCGCTTCCGCGCGTTTGAGCTCGGTGATGTCGAGAATGTTGACCACCACCTGAAGGATTCGCCCAGTGTTATCCCGCACAGGGTGGGCATTGCACAGGACCCAATTAGGGCTGGTGTGGCCGGGAATATTGATCCCTAAAATTTGGTTCTTAAGCTGATCACCCGAGGATAAAACCCGGTTGACGGGGTAAAGGGCAAGGGGTAGCGGGCTGCCATCCTCATTCAGAAAATGCCAATAGGGATCTGTGGCCGCTTTTCCACGCAATTGGTCATCGGTCAATCCGAGCGCAATAGAGGCCATGGGG from bacterium includes the following:
- a CDS encoding chemotaxis protein CheB — encoded protein: MKTKDKPAPLPNESSRTQFPVVGIGASAGGLAAFEAFFSGMPTDTDTGMAFVLVQHLAPDHESMLTDLIRRYTRMQVFEVEDGMTVQPNCTYIIPPNRDMAFLNGSLQLLEPTTPHGQRMPIDFFFRSLALDQHEHSICIVLSGTGSDGTLGLRTIKGEGGMAMAQNPSSTEYDGMPCSALATGLVDYELPPAEMPAQLIAYVTHSFGKPPRLAILPPSKAENAMKKIFILLRTQTGHDFSQYKPSTINRRIERRMAVQQIDSVDEYVKYLQTRPSELDALFRDLLIGVTSFFRDPEAFKALESEVIQKLFSNRPAGSVIRVWSPGCATGEEAYSIAILLQEQLEAHKQSFRIQVFATDIDTHAIAIARNGLYPASVAADISPERLARFFVAEPDGDAYRIHKGIRDMLIVSEQDVIKDPPFSKLDLISCRNLLIYMGGDLQKKLIPLFHYALNPGGFLFLGTSETIGEFETLFSPLDTKLKLYRRREDLHSASRTALSTLQSPDASARLRSIDKKPGGKRLSLRELTEQALLQQVAPTGALVNGQGDILYLHGRTGLYLEPTPGEAGINNILKMAREGLQYALTTALHKAVSGKQAVQCPNLRVKNNGHYTTVNLNIRPVMDESAATPDACLYLVSLEEAPATPKPGPVTPASPAGPEVKPLPIGSPAGTDSAEFGGLTTEEYITSLKQELRTKEEFLQSANEELETSNEELKCSNEELQSVNEELQSTNEELETSKEELQSINEELATVNTELQTKVLELTRNNNDMSNLLAGTGIATIFVDHNLRILRFTPAATQIINLIQSDVGRPVSHIVSNLTGYNSLVADTQAVLDTLVPKEMEVLSTDGKWYSMRIRPYRTLTNVIEGAVITFADISATKEALKNAEGFRRLAVVMTDAYDAITVQSLDGRILAWNPAATRLYGWSEPEALAMTIHDMVPEHHHEEVLALVNKLSHAEAVKPCRMQRLTKDGRIVTVMITATALVTDAGETYGIATTERAVDELKDGLKE
- a CDS encoding PocR ligand-binding domain-containing protein, translating into MDADHSDRTGDQHFRIMLNSIGDAVIATDAKGLVTLMNPVAETLTGWTAQEALGRNIRDVFHIISAKTRELSENPIEKVLLLGKTVGLANHTVLISKIGTEFQISDSAAPITDDHGHVSGVVLVFRDVTEKYRLEEAIEKRLVTLTQPLESGSITFEDLFNIDEIQRIQDEFAQATGVASIITHPDGTPITKASNFTDLCSKIIRKTEKGCANCYKSDAAIGRYHPMGPIVQPCLSGGLWDAGASMTVGGKHIANWLIGQVRDETQTEEAMLAYAREIGANERLFIEAFRKVPAMSKMHFDEVAQALFTLANQLSSAAYQNVQQARSISALKQAESTLREREQQQRILLDHLATGVVVHAPDTTILYSNPMASIALGLTDDQLRGKAATDPYWHFLNEDGSPLPLALYPVNRVLSSGDQLKNQILGINIPGHTSPNWVLCNAHPVRDNTGRILQVVVNILDITELKRAEAELQQMQKLQSIGTLAGGIAHDFNNILMGLFGNIALAKSELASEHPGFKTLEDAEKSMARAIRLTKQLLTFSKGGAPVKENVSLGALVEDVARFDLSGSNVLPVLKLSADLWMAKADKGQIQQVISNLTINARQAMPNGGHLYITLENAELPSEALPNLPAGRYVRIIVRDEGTGIDPKSITRIFDPYFTTKQTGSGLGLATTYSIINKHGGHIAVASELGKGATFTLYLPVSESQDPPLPLPLPPLVDPSSLQHAPKILVLDDEAYIRMVIPRWLMQSGCNVEVTADGQHAIDLYKQALAAGTPFQAMILDLTIPGGMGGQEVIKAILAIDPKARAIASSGYAEGPVMSDYAAYGFKGIIAKPYTEDQLRDVLRKVLTEQNPPLNSMEGAAPSAP